The Parasteatoda tepidariorum isolate YZ-2023 unplaced genomic scaffold, CAS_Ptep_4.0 HiC_scaffold_472, whole genome shotgun sequence DNA window ACAAtacatattcattttgaaacataaaaggATAGCTAACTCTCATAATATATTTCTCTATCTACCAGAttcttagtttataaaatttatttttagaatgaatgATTCAAActacttataatatatttaaacttcacACACAGAATTACTAAACAACATAATACTTTTCATTAAGTTTCAAATCAATggatagtaaatattaatattttactctaGCAATCGTTATTACGGAGATACTGAATCAAAATTCAGGAAATCGAGGTACGGGATGACCTCATTAAATTCCACAATTTGAACAGGACGTTCATtcactttctgaaaaaaaaatttagccagCAAAGAACCGTTAGTTCGGCCACGAGTTGGGCGTCATTTTGTAGGGGAAGTCTtggtttatttgtatttctaccaattcacataaataatgaaaggcCAGAAATAATAtaactctaaatatttattgaaaaggacaaaacacataaaaataaaacaaggataaaaaaaatacaagaatttgGAAGAGGGGGTTTTGGGCTCGAATTAAACATCCGTACTTAACGGCGGTTCCTGGCAGACTGTCTTAGTTCACCGCCAGAGGCGCTGTAGTGGGGGAAAGAGGAGAGTTCGTTACAACAAGCATATAATGACACTTTActgaaattatacatttagtTGTTAATTATGTGGTTTTGAACAGTtaagtacaatttaaaaactattgccaataaataatgtttcatgGAAATTCAGCCACTTAATAACCCTTTGCATTCTGAGtacaataaaatgattaatttttcttacaagtttatctaaaatatacaatggattaccaatttttaataactaacaattataaaataatgtaattaaaaataaaaaattttttttaaatggttactTTTGATGTTACTTCAGaatgattagaaaatttcaaaaataggtatatcctttcttaaaatataagatatcTTGCCATATTGTACTTTAGTCTTTTCTGTTATTATGCCTTATACttattgaagtaataaatatttatcaaataagtaACGCCAAGAGAagcatattttatcttaaaaaccatttaacacactacaaaatattaaaatcataaaacaaacatcaattaacaaaattacCCAACTAAAACTGTATATAAGCCTGTGTACTAGTAAAAACTGAGTATACTTATCATTTGGGAATTCATGTAAAAACCTTGTACAagctgtaaataataaaaaattaggcaTGCTAcacttgtaaataaaaatgcaccctCTTGCAAAGCACCATACAAAATTGTTAAACATCTAGGCATCCAAAATCCACAGGTTAAATGAACTATTTCTATTAACTGctaaataaacttatatataatGCAGTATATGTTAATCCACATACAACTTAATACAATATATATCTCTTTTTATGAGGATGTATACAAAAACCATATACATATAAGGTAAAATACTCACCATTATACTTACTAATACACCTATATTATCAGATTCCCAAAAAACTCCACATCAAGAAAGTTGTTTATGGAAATCAAAAGATGCGACTTAGAAGGGGCAATAGAAAGAAAgacttgatattaaaataataaacaagttcCCTCACTAAAGCCCCACTGAGCCATCATGCATCATAGATTATCCTTTAACTGCATAAAGTTTAAGGTAATGCTTGCACAACCTCTGCTTAAGAAATTTTACAGTACTTAcatcagggatgagattagccaaaaggcaaaaaagctgaatttccacgatagtaaattttacgcaagcgcaaccctttaacaataaattccggacagtttaaggtaataaataatgtgttgacatagAATTgtatactattattatataaatgattacattgatacttaacatttagtgaaaataaaaattaccaattgaaaaaataaagctggaaattatatttttcctcagttcacataagagacaattattacttgaaaaactacctggtttagcaaattaaaccaatgagaatatacattaatatttcatttcttttaataaatactgttatgtgatttatagcaaatatatcagtaatattactttttaaattatacagggaaaaaaaaactttaacaatggacCGAATCATTATGTTCATGTTATAGTCTAATCTAACTAGAGCCCTTTGAAACATGTCAATaacagtgaagtagaaatatatagtaactccttaacatacaaaaattgccattttagttagaaaaattacatgacaatcagcaactgctttgataattgttttttatttgataagaattttgcattttatagcataaataacagcaattataaataaaattttgatgatgagttaattaactctttttccaaagaaaaaaaaaaatttaaattgaatccctttttaagttattgcttttgtttcctatatcttttatgtttgctatatttagtcgttagtccatcttcaaacatcttgtgacaaatcctattttttcttctttgcaagcacagaatgtaagttttgaatatattcccttccagtttctctgatgttgtaacacttacatatactaataatcgtcgttagaaaaacagtcacctttatagtaactaattttaaaaaaaaattacttcttacaagaatcacgatagttgatcttaaaattgcgtgaatatgaataacaattatggattttgaaatcacatgaatatgaaactagatatacgattttgaaaatgagaaaatacaaactgggatatagaatttttaaaacgcgtaaatacaaatcacgattcataatttttagatcgcgtaaatacgaatcatgatgcgtaatttttagattgcataaataagaattatgatgcataatttttagaatgcgtgaatgcgaatcccaatgccttattttaaaatcacgtataaatacgaaaatcaatgtttgatattataaaccgcatgagcaaatcaagacattgaattttaaacttgcgtgaatacgaatcgctacataggtttttaaaaaggcgtaaatacgaatcacaatatcggatttttaaatctcgtaaataagaatcgcaacgtacaatattcaaatcgcgtgaataagaatcgcaacacgcaaatatgaaaagctatgtttgatattaaaatcgtgtgaataagaaacaagatattagcagattctaGGCTTGGGATCTCTAAAAGGCTTGTCAAAAGCAGCGTCACTTGAACTACGAAAATCGGATGTATCTGGAGGGCGGGTAAAAAGttcggaaaatcttatctgctgcgtgtaaaaggggaaaaaatagctaaaataagtaaaaatgagaaagattGGTAGCTAtctagtttgaattttctgtttctctttgaaaatcggtaattttctgaaaaagcggaatacttataaaaaaaagtgaaatttttagaaaatctgaatttttgataaaaaagctgaaattcaagagataaaagtgaaaaatgcgGAAATcagctaaaaagcggaaaaatctcatctcTGTTACATACATTCTGGTATTTCATCAATTATTGATGggaaatatacataatttggAATTTTGCACAAGTAAATTCAGTTGAAAATATGCTgctaaataaatcaattagtaaaaactacaccaattataaaacaatgaatgAATCAAACAACATTTGAAAGATTTAATACGGTGCTCTattatattaacttaattaaatttaattcgatGTGATACCACACAGTTACCACATTCCTACGTAAGCTCAATCATagtagtcaatttttttaatcataaaaaaacaataggGATTATAAACACAATAcgtctaaaaatttcaataaattcatctTAATAAGCATCATAATTTAAGTATCTACATACGGATATATAatcttaaagaaaagtaattataacGTCAATGTACCaccatttacaattaataaccTTTTAATTGACACctttaaataccatataattttcttttactatagTTTCTACACACATAAAAGAATTAGAAGAAcagttcagaaattttttattgattattgttTATATATGCAACAGAATAAACTAtcgaatctttaaaataatactcttTTATTGACAGACATTTCTtattatatcaaagataaaatagGAAAACAAATGTTTCTAAGCCTAACTCAGTAACGTGGAAATCTTTAACTACTTTATCACagataattagaattataaaatgtcgtaaacgtttaaaaatacattaatgcaatattataaacaggaaaaaattattttaaacaattaacttactttatttactgaatcaaaaataaagagcTAAAATTACAATAGCAATAAAAGCTACACTTGATTACACCTGTAAGCAACAAACTATGTATACCTCCGCGCAATTTCTTCAACAGGGTtacttttcgaaattatttggtgaaaattaaattctagcCAAGCATTTCAAGCGCATGCGCAGTTGCTCAGCCGGTTGTGCTACAAACATACACTAACCCCTATGCCCTACCCAGCCACTCCCTTTCCGCGATTGGAAGGGGGGTGTCAAACACGATGCGAGGATGATAACTACATGTAACCGATTCGACTTCTAATAAACCTATGGAGTTAAAACTTggtaattgatttaattatagcATGTTCCTTTAACTCATACTAGCtcttgtacaaaatatttttttttaataaaaatccaaaaaatcaagtttcctttaatttaaaaaatggtttttatttttcaatttatttaagctAGAACGGTTGTAAGAAGAACATATTTGACTGccttttaataatgttttcacatcattaattataatatttgtacttttgaaataataaataatttaaaataataatttttattacttttatcatACGCGTAAGAGGTCATAGTATTTTTTTCGcccaatttcaaatttaatgataattaagttataaaaatgcatcGACTCATTCCGCagtatttgcatttaaataatatagtgcGCATGCTAAAATcctgtaaaaaattcagaatcatAAGGCAAATTTTAGGAAagttttagaaagtaaaaaaaactataaagtgCGTCAAGCAAAAAATGGACCAACCTTAagtacttttgatctaatgatcggatctgcACGTTATAGGACTCAgttttaatggtttgagagcgtaaccttaaatattctaaatatttagtgcagacgatatttcaaggagcgaaatcagacacaaaaacgaactttctctgaataaacataccttttatgACTGATTCtaatttctgacccccaaaacaTAGGGAATAGCTGCAATCTGCGAAATATGGTTCCagtagtttggtcagaagaatagtccccttaattttaatttttgcaaattttaccatatcttgaaaacattttaagccaattaaaaagtttatgcaCACAATTAGGAAATTCAATGATGAAAAGATAATTCCAggcaaaacataaattttagtatgtattacatattgtttttaattttttatatttaataataggcgaaaaaattttgagttatatggcatgcaatttttttacattattttgaagaatgtaattttaatagttattgtaaaattataataatcttaaGATTGTAAGAATGTAACGTAGAAAATTTGAATGTAATAATGCAATGTactaaatttgagcaaaatctgtCGAATAGTTCATGagcaattgaattttaaaattgtcatttcttttaaaatttgatttctacgagatatttgaccgattttgctcagATTTTGTGAATAAcatgcattgaaaattttaataattttcaattattcaacgaacgattttatttttggctaattgtgaaaaaaatactttaaagttcTATCGTCAACAGAAAGGAAATTTCCTAGATATTCAAATAACATATAAGCATCAAAAAAAAGCATGCACGAGAAAAAGTTTAGATTTTACTGGAAAAACCACTtccttttttccaaaaaactctcaaaactttataaataatgcacatagagaaatgtatttttgtcaGTGTATTCGGAAttgcgtgaaaattcaatgtaagtaaaaatatatttcacaaccTTTGCCAATGTTTGGTTAATGTGATGCCTTAAAATTGTATTGCGAAAtctaataattaagtttaattcatagaaaattatttacgaCTGCATTATAAGATACACTAAAGCAATTTATCTGCTTAAAACACAATCATGTTATATGAAAAAACAAGTTTccttaaactaatttaaatgtattccctaaaataatttaaatgcttaacaatgacttaaatttatattttctattattattatcattattattatgattgaaTGCATAGGAATTTTTCTGCACTCAAGTAAAATAATTGGGAAGCTTAAATCAGatataaatcatatatataaaNctatatatatatatatatatatcattaagaataaataagcgTCAAGTGCCAATCAACattcttattgatttttttcttttctttttagaaataaaactaaactgtttattttactagtgttttgattaataaaagtatGAGATCCTTAATAACATCGAAAATAGTTTCATATATGGtctgaattaataaatatttgcacaaaacaaactatgtttaatttttattttatttcaagaccTAGAGTTATACAAAAGTATGAatgttttgctaattttaaattataatatccaCTAACAAACAACATTCAGTAcccaaaacattttaattcttaaatactACTTCTTTTATTACGTAATTAAGaagcatattataaaaacagcaaaaacgaatatcaaaaaataaaagacaaacaACACTTACTCTGCTCTTAGCTACTACTTGATAAATGTATTTGTGGGGatttaattatcgactatgtcaaccttcatctatcaaaaggtacctcgtgatggATTCAAGTTAACAAGTCTTATATACtattgatttggtatttaatatttgtagtggtagttacgccacattactccccttccagaattgtatctgtgatagaattcgatgaacaattaccactagttgattaatgctgtttaatttttgctcattatatattttttttatttttttttcttccaagcatttcgcttgttattttttttttatagcttttcgctattttttcccatcaattttttatagcctttcgctattattatttttttttctagcatttctctcataattatttattaaccgggagactttatttacttcaccggatttcttcctattctttttttttttttttttNtttttttttttttttttttttttttttttttttttttttttttttttttttgagcagtatatttttttttttaagcaaatcaactgtttaatgtggattcatccatcaatattgacaatttcttatcacgtccgggtcaccaatgtggggatttaattatcgactatgtcaaccttcatctatcaaaaggtacctcgtgatggATTCAAGTTAACAAGTCTTATATACtattgatttggtatttaatatttgtagtggtagttacgccacatattaactcattttttcggaatttgtaaactaaaactttaggctcatttttataattacttttacatTTCGGTACAATACATGTATATGGCatgctaaaaaattattggatAATAGATATAAAGAATTGCCTAACGAACGGTTGAATGAAGCTGTTGTTCATTGATGaatgacaattatttaaaataggcggctactaattaaaaaaaacctactaTTTGTGACGTCACAAAAAGACCTTGATGATATCAACAGCCTTATTTCTCGGTAGCTAAGAGTAGACTTTGTTTTCTCcgacattgaattttaaacatctgGGGGCCTTTTACTACTTCCGACTTTTTACTTACTTACTAAGGGCCTTTGACTACTTccgactttaaaaaaacatgttttaaaatttgtctcaGGTAACTCCATGATATTTAGAAcacatttaattagtttattttacttttaattaattttagaaaattcgtAAAACGCTGCTggattttttatactttttttaaggatattaataaaaagagaatataggtatattaattttcgaaataaatacaCTAAcctcaatgtaaaaataattttaaaaacttaatgtcTATAATCATTCTCTTAGCGCAACTATAAAAGTGGTATTTAGGCGTATCTATGTAGCTATGAGCAACAAAATGAAAGCACTTTCTGTGCCACCTATTGGAAAACTGTGGATTTaacgtttaatttttgaaaatggcaaaaaatagaatgacaaagttgtaaaattataaaataaacttgcaGAACTTAcgttttgtaaaacaaatacaaaagttATCGTTTCATTACGTCACGATGTAGAAAAttccattcataaaaaatagtattttaaatattcttttataaaattaatcttcaCAAAGTgtctatttgtttaaaattgattaaattctaTAACTTTGCGATTCATTTTCAACATACCTCGTATCGTTTTCGAGATAAAAAAACTAACTCAACTGTTTCCTTCTAAATTATagcctaagaaaaaaaattaagagagcTATCACATCATTTTGTGAACACCCtgcattaaaaatcatttactgtaatgttgcaaaaataatgttaaaaatggaTTGATTAATGTATTTCTAATTTAGTTCTTATTCTATTTTCAGAGAAAGGAATGTAgtgaatgaataataaaagaaaacagacACTTCTGTCCAGAATTACAGGAAACTACttgcatttttacatattttcgcctaaaattagcataaagaaaaacattttcatggAGACTgatttgtaatttcaaaatggcAACTTGGTatgcacttttaaaataaacttacaaacCAAAAGTAAAACTAGTTATTACAGTTACATTGCCAGATATAAGTATGGAGAATAAACGAAAAATGAGTGTAGCAGTTTCAGAAGATATTAATTATGTGATCAAACAAGGAAAACTTGAGGACTTTgagaatttgataaaaaatggaATGGATTGTAATGCTGTAGTTTCTGACgacatttgtaagaaaataatacacACCGCTGCCGAATGTGGCCGCTGCGATGTACTTGAATAtctcctaaaaaataaaataaatgttaatgaaacaaacaaaaacggATGGACGCCATTACATTATGCAGCAAAAGGTGGACACTTAGAAGCACTTAAACATCTAATTGAAAATGGTGCGGATATTAATGCTGCCAGCTTTACTGGTGGAGCAAAATATTATCATATCGCTGCTGGAAATGGacagagaaatattttagaacactTTTTTAATGCTGGTGGCTTAGTCAATGAAATTGATAAAGACGGATGGACAATAATGCACTATGCAGCTAATGGAGGTAAATTGGATATCATTGAATACCTTATGGACAATGGCGCTAACATTTACTCTGGAAGTTTCGACGATGGTAGGAAACCTCTACATGTTGCAGCCGGTAACGGTCACGAAACAATTgtaatgtttttcataaatgaaggcATGAATATTGATGAGACAGACGATAAAGGTTGGACATCGTTGCATCACGCTGCAAAAGAGGGAATGCTAAAAGTTGTTCAGctgcttttaaaacataaagcCAATATTCATGCTGCAACAAAGGCTGGAGGCAAAGCCATTCACTTTTCCGCAAAAGAAGGTCACAAAGACCTGCTAGAGTTACTTTTATGTAATGGAGCTAGTGTTGAAGACCGTGATGCTAAACACGCCTGGACGCCTTTGCACTATGCTGCAGGAAGGAGACAATTAGATATTATTAATTACCTAATTGCAAAAAAGGCAAACATTTATGCTAGATCAAATACTGGGATGTCATGTTTGCATTATGCTGCTGAAAAAGGTCATGTTGATGCCGCAGAGATTTTTCTTCAGCAAGGTCTACGAGTTGATGACACAGATGAAGATAACTGGACTCCTTTACACTTTGCTGCAATGGAAGGTCACGTAAAAATGATCGAATTTTTATTGGATAAGGGTGCCAGCATGAGTTATCACTGTAAAGATGGCCTTATAGCTTTCCATGCGGCAGCACAAAATAACCGAAAGCAAgtgatagaattttttataagtaaaggAGTTagcacaaatgaaaaaaatgctaaatctGGTTTGACTGCATTGCACTATGCTGCATCACAAGGTTTTGTAGACATTATTAAGTTTCTTTTGGATAAAAATGCTGACATTCACGCGTCATCTAGGGATGGACAAAAGGCTATTCATTCAGCAGCACAAAGTGGCCAGATAAAAGCTGTAGAGTTTTTCCTTTTGAAGGGGATAGACGTTGATGAACGTACGGAACGAAACTGGACTGTTCTTCATTCATGTGTGAAGGCAGGGCAGCTAGAAATGgttgagtttttaattaaaaacagtgCAAATTTGCGTGCAAAGACTATTGAAGGTAATAATGTTCTGCATTTAGCGGCAAAATTTGGCCGTAAAAACAttgtagaatattttctaaacaaagaACTTGATTTAAATGAGCGAAATACAAAAGGTTGGACACCAATGCATTATGCTGCCTATAATGGTTCCGTAGAAATTGTTAATATCCTTTTAAACAAAGGTGCTTTATGTGATGAGAATTTCGGCAGAGTGGCTAAACCTCTGCATGTTTCAGTATTTCAAGGTCACATAAATGCTGTTAAAGCATTTGTTGAATTTGGAATAGATCCTAATTCATGTGAGCCAGGTGGAAATACACCATTACATATCGC harbors:
- the LOC107456213 gene encoding ankyrin-3; the encoded protein is MENKRKMSVAVSEDINYVIKQGKLEDFENLIKNGMDCNAVVSDDICKKIIHTAAECGRCDVLEYLLKNKINVNETNKNGWTPLHYAAKGGHLEALKHLIENGADINAASFTGGAKYYHIAAGNGQRNILEHFFNAGGLVNEIDKDGWTIMHYAANGGKLDIIEYLMDNGANIYSGSFDDGRKPLHVAAGNGHETIVMFFINEGMNIDETDDKGWTSLHHAAKEGMLKVVQLLLKHKANIHAATKAGGKAIHFSAKEGHKDLLELLLCNGASVEDRDAKHAWTPLHYAAGRRQLDIINYLIAKKANIYARSNTGMSCLHYAAEKGHVDAAEIFLQQGLRVDDTDEDNWTPLHFAAMEGHVKMIEFLLDKGASMSYHCKDGLIAFHAAAQNNRKQVIEFFISKGVSTNEKNAKSGLTALHYAASQGFVDIIKFLLDKNADIHASSRDGQKAIHSAAQSGQIKAVEFFLLKGIDVDERTERNWTVLHSCVKAGQLEMVEFLIKNSANLRAKTIEGNNVLHLAAKFGRKNIVEYFLNKELDLNERNTKGWTPMHYAAYNGSVEIVNILLNKGALCDENFGRVAKPLHVSVFQGHINAVKAFVEFGIDPNSCEPGGNTPLHIAAEKNQLEIVKYLIEKGANINIKNSKGEKPIHIAAKDGKNAIIEYLLENGVYIDDTNDDDWTLLHYAVSNLHFDLVEYLINKGANIRTQTNVGVSPLCLAALYRPLRNIYRHVFHDEDDFYELNYQNKCAHQKILDFLIQKDGLINDANSDGQTPLHYAVYEASGEKVHHIVEMLVDAGAKPDIQNKYGKTPLHFAVEDENLTAIKKMLKAKPNLDLCDTNGYTPLHIACENQNTEIILLLLEAGARSDIKDNDGRTILFYCLNDFMNFDCEHDEENHNQDYIKILGKISTFTDIDDKEKKSAVHLAIENDCEFEFLKFVLNFQKDLNVMDINGNTPLNYLIQEKAIFKGDKCTESIKLLISNGAYFKPIDCRIITDNLHLKDILFTDVQLCTSSFLNRLNNEDLPKLHSSPLSARLPPIDKLKLNVSRLKTVEKCIQNEILNKGYCDVYKIMSPSLFLLSLASLVNYCNLSKQ